The Dehalococcoidia bacterium genome contains the following window.
AGGGCTTTTCATTTATAGCCTCTCATTTCGGCAGCCACCCCTTGGATCGAGCCTCATTCTCCATGATTTCGATGGCCGAGTATGGATCGACTTCTCCGCTCTCTATTTGTCCCATGAGGGCTATTAATCTCTCGTTATGCTTCAGAAATTGGGTCAGTCGATTTCTCAGACTCATCTCAACAGCCTGGAAGAATTCTTCCTTTCGTTGTCGCTGCCGTTGCTGCATGAGCTCGCCGGTGGACTCCAAATATTCTCGGTGTTTCTCGACCTGCTCATAGAGACCTTCGATCCCCACATTGTTGTGTGCCTGCGTGGGTAAAACGGGAGGTTGCCACTGCTCTTTTCTACCGCTGAGAAACAGCATGGATTCCACTTCTCCAACCAGCCGATCCGCGCCCGGCCGATCGGCCTTGTTGATGACAAATACATCGGCGATTTCCATAAGGCCGGCCTTCATGGTCTGGATGGCATCCCCGGCTTCAGGAACAAGCGCCACTATGGTGGTATCCACAGTCTCCATAATATCGAGCTCTGTTTGCCCCACACCCACCGTCTCCACCAAAACGACATCCTTGCCAAAAGCATCCAGAAGCTTCATCACATTCCGAGTGGTTGTCGGAAGCCCACCGCGACTACCCCGCGTGGCCATGCTGCGGATGAATACCCCGGGATCCAGATAGTGCTGCTGCATCCTGATCCGATCTCCGAGCACGGCTCCCCCTGAAAAGGGGCTGGTGGGATCAACTGCGATAACTCCTATGGTAAGCCCTTTTGATCTGATGACTGCGGCAAGTTTATCTACCAACGTGCTCTTCCCTGCTCCAGGTGGGCCGGTGATCCCGATAGAATACGCTTTCCCCAGATGGGAATAGATCGCCTTCATGATTTCGGGAACTTCCGGCGACTCATTCTCCGCCATAGTCACGAGGCGAGACAAGGACCGCTGCTCTCCCTCTAACATCTCTTCTACCAGCTTCATCTGTCCATCCTTTTGACCGTAATTCGCCTACCGCCCTTCATATTATCACACTTGACTGGCAGGGAGCAAAAAGCTGGGATTCTCGGAATAGTAATTCGTGGAGTCGGGCTACCGCGCGCAAGATCGCTCCGCCATTTGAGCACTGAGAACCATTACGCCTTGACCACACCTTACCCTTTGGAGTATATTAGGTCGGAAGCTAATGGAGCCGAGTTGGATGTCACACATCATGGGGACAGTCATGACACCGATACCAATCAATCACCGCTCGGAGCTTAGGTGCCGCAAACCTAACCGCGACGGGGTGGGTACATGGCAGGGCGGGCAGACTGCCCGCCCTGCCATGTACAGCCTTTTCGGATAATGACACCGTGAGAAAGAGAATTCTCACGAAGTGAATCCCAGCGAGATCGTCAGCATCGCTGCCCTTTGGGAAAGGAATTGCAGTGATGTGCCAACAAAATATGTATGTGAGGCAGAATAATGGTAAAAAGAAACGTGAACTTCAATCCCGGCCCGGCGGCGCTGCCGTTGGACGTTCTCAAGATCGCGCAGGAGGAACTGCTCGAATACAAGGGCAGCGGAATGTCCATTCTGGAGAGCTCCCATCGCGGCAAGGAATTCGAGGCGGTCAATGACCAGGCCATAGCCCTCGTTCGGGAACTTCTCGGACTCGGCGACGATTATCATGTCCTGTTTCTCGGCGGAGGAGCCTCAACCCAATTTGCTCTGGTGCCGATGAATTTCCTGGGAGAGGGCCAGGTAGGTGCCTACGTGGATACCGGCAGCTTCGCCTCCAAGGCACTGAAGGAATGCCAGATCGTGGGTCAAGCGCATATGGCCTTTTCTTCAAAAGCGGAGAAGTATCGCCGTGTGCCGAAGATGAGCGAGATCAAGTATCCTGATAATATCGCCTATCTACATATCTGCACTAACAACACCATCGAAGGCACCCAATTCCATGAGATTCCGGAAACCGGCAAAGTGCCTCTGGTGGCTGATATGTCTTCGGATATAGCTTCGATGCAGCGGGATTTCAAGAAATTCTCCCTTATTTACGCCGGCGCGCAGAAAAACCTCGGACCTGCAGGCGTGACTCTGGTGGTCATCAAGAATGACTTCCTGGCGAAGGCTAGGACCGGCCTGCCAAGCATGTTCGCCTACAAGACCCACGCCGATAACAAGTCGCTCTACAACACGCCGCCGGTATTCGGCATCTACGTCATGAAACTCGTGCTGGAATGGATCAAGGCCAAGGGCGGACTGGCTGGCGTGGGAAAAATGAACATTGCCAAGAAGAACCTGCTCTATGGCGCCATCGATGCGGCCCCGGACTTCTATAAGGGCACCGCAGACAAGGATTGCCGCAGCTGGATGAACGTCACCATGCGCTTGCCCACAGAAGACCTGGAAGCAAAATTCATCGCCGAGGCTAAAAAGGAAGGCTTGCTGGGACTGAAAGGCCACCGATCGGTTGGGGGCATTCGCTTCTCGATCTATAACGCGATGCCGATTGAGGATATTCAGAAGACGGTCAGCTTTATGGAGAAATTCCGCAAAGCCGCCTGAAACTGGTACGAAACCTCCCGCTGGATCCCTCTCATCAAGAGAGTGAAAATGAAAAGGAGTGACATGAAAGTATTAGTATCCGATCCTGTTGACAAGGAAGGAGTCGATATCCTGATTAAGAATGGCATCCCTGTTGACGTCAAGACCGGCCTTAAACCTGAGGAACTCATCCAGATCATCCCCGAGTATGACGGCCTGCTGGTCCGCAGCGAAACCAAGGTTACGGCGGACATTATCAAAGCCGCCAAGAAATTGCAGATTATCGGGCGCGCCGGAGTCGGAGTGGACAACATCGACCTCAAGGCCGCCACAGACCAGGGCATCATTGTGGTTAATTCCCCCGATGGAAACACCCTGGCCGCGGCGGAGCTGACCGTCGGACTGATGTTCGCCCTT
Protein-coding sequences here:
- the meaB gene encoding methylmalonyl Co-A mutase-associated GTPase MeaB, encoding MKLVEEMLEGEQRSLSRLVTMAENESPEVPEIMKAIYSHLGKAYSIGITGPPGAGKSTLVDKLAAVIRSKGLTIGVIAVDPTSPFSGGAVLGDRIRMQQHYLDPGVFIRSMATRGSRGGLPTTTRNVMKLLDAFGKDVVLVETVGVGQTELDIMETVDTTIVALVPEAGDAIQTMKAGLMEIADVFVINKADRPGADRLVGEVESMLFLSGRKEQWQPPVLPTQAHNNVGIEGLYEQVEKHREYLESTGELMQQRQRQRKEEFFQAVEMSLRNRLTQFLKHNERLIALMGQIESGEVDPYSAIEIMENEARSKGWLPK
- the serC gene encoding 3-phosphoserine/phosphohydroxythreonine transaminase; protein product: MVKRNVNFNPGPAALPLDVLKIAQEELLEYKGSGMSILESSHRGKEFEAVNDQAIALVRELLGLGDDYHVLFLGGGASTQFALVPMNFLGEGQVGAYVDTGSFASKALKECQIVGQAHMAFSSKAEKYRRVPKMSEIKYPDNIAYLHICTNNTIEGTQFHEIPETGKVPLVADMSSDIASMQRDFKKFSLIYAGAQKNLGPAGVTLVVIKNDFLAKARTGLPSMFAYKTHADNKSLYNTPPVFGIYVMKLVLEWIKAKGGLAGVGKMNIAKKNLLYGAIDAAPDFYKGTADKDCRSWMNVTMRLPTEDLEAKFIAEAKKEGLLGLKGHRSVGGIRFSIYNAMPIEDIQKTVSFMEKFRKAA